A region of Gracilinanus agilis isolate LMUSP501 chromosome 3, AgileGrace, whole genome shotgun sequence DNA encodes the following proteins:
- the RPL11 gene encoding 60S ribosomal protein L11, which translates to MAQDQGEKENPMRELRIRKLCLNICVGESGDRLTRAAKVLEQLTGQTPVFSKARYTVRSFGIRRNEKIAVHCTVRGAKAEEILEKGLKVREYELRKNNFSDTGNFGFGIQEHIDLGIKYDPSIGIYGLDFYVVLGRPGFSIADKKRRTGCIGAKHRIGKEEAMRWFQQKYDGIILPGK; encoded by the exons ATGGCG CAAGATCAAGGTGAAAAGGAAAATCCCATGCGGGAACTGCGCATCCGAAAGCTATGCCTCAACATTTGTGTTGGGGAGAGTGGAGACAGGCTGACTCGGGCAGCCAAAGTGTTGGAGCAGCTCACAGGCCAAACCCCAGTGTTCTCCAAAG CTCGATACACTGTCAGATCTTTTGGAATCAGGAGAAATGAGAAGATTGCCGTTCACTGTACAGTCCGAGGGGCCAAAGCCGAAGAGATTCTGGAGAAGGGCCTGAAG GTGCGAGAATATgagttaaggaaaaataatttctcagaCACTGGCAACTTTGGCTTTGGGATCCAAGAGCATATCGATCTGGGCATTAAATATGACCCAAGCATTGGCATCTATGGCTTGGACTTCTATGTG GTGCTGGGCAGACCTGGGTTCAGCATTGCAGACAAGAAGCGTAGGACAGGCTGCATCGGGGCCAAACACAGAATTGGCAAAGAGGAAGCCATGCGCTGGTTCcagcagaag TATGATGGCATCATCCTTCCTGGCAAATAA